Genomic DNA from Nocardioides aquaticus:
CGGTGGCACGGTGCAGGACGACGACCCGGCCCTGGTCGTCGTCCTGCACGAGGGCGAGGCCCGGCGCCGTCAGCACGACGACCTGCAGGCCGCCGGACTGGCGCACCTGCCGGTGTGGTGGCGCGGCGGGCTCCCCCACGTCGGTCCGCTGGTGGTGCCGGGGACGACGGCGTGCCTGCGGTGCCTGGACGCCCACGACTCGGAGACCGACCCCCGCCGACCGCTCCTGGTCGAGCAGGCCGGCCGTGAACCCGCCCCGCCGCACGACCCGGTGCTGCTCGCGCTGGCCGTGGCCTGGACGGTCCGCGAGGCGCAGCGCTGGGTGGAGGGCGCGACCCCGACCAGCTGGTCGGCGACGGTGCGTCTGGGACCCGACGGCCCGCCCCTGGTCACCCCGTGGGCGCGGCACCCGTACTGCGGCTGCGCGTGGGACGCGCCGGCCGCCTGACGCCCCACCCGTCCCAGGAACCGATCACCAGTGCTCGGGGTCGAGCCTGGCCTCCATCGCCCGCAGGTGCTCCCGCGAGCAGGGACCGCAGCAGCGGTGGGGACGGCCGCGCTCGACCGCCGTCGTCCAGGTGAGCAGCACCGCGGGGTCGCTCTCGGTGCGGCCACAGAGGTCGCAGGTCGACACGGTGGGTGGCTCGCCGCTCATCCGGTCAACCTACGACGTGCAGGTCGGTGCAGGTCGGTGCATGGCCCGGCGCACGCGGCAGGACCCGGGACGACGACGTCGTCCCGGGTCCTGGTCGGGGTGCTGCTCGGGCGCCTAGAGGGCACGGGCAAGGGCGAGCCTGGCCTGCTGCGCGGCCCGCTCGGCCTTGCGGCTCAAGCGGCGGGCCCGCGCGAGCTGGCTGCCCGCGCGCAGCTGCTGCGCCTCTCCCTGGCGTGCGGCCATCCGGGCCCGCGCGAGGTCTTCGTGCATGAGGTTCATCGTGGTGCTCCTGGTCGTGTGGGTGGGTCTGCTGAGGGTGGACGGGCCGCCGTACCGGGCGCCCGACACCCGCCGCACGGCGGGTGTCAGGCGACCGCGTCCTTGCGAGGACGGCCGCGGGGGCGCTTGCGGGGGATCACTGCTCCCTGCAGGAACAGCTCGCCTCCCCAGACGCCCCACGGCTCGCCCCGGTCGAGCGCGCCGTCGAGGCACAGGCGGCGGACCGGGCAGTCCTGGCACAGCGCCTTGGCGTCCTCGACGTCGCTGGGCGACTCGGCGAACCACAGCTCCGGGTCGTAGACCCGGCACGGCAGCGTCTCTCGCTCCGCCTGGTCGGCGCTCTCGTGGAGCATGCCCAGGGTGGGTTCGAGGGTGCTGGTGGTCATGGGGCCACCTCTCTCGGGTGTGTCCTTCGACGGATGGGTGAACAGGTCCGGCGCGGTGCGCCGGGAGCGGGAGGGGCCGAGGGCCTCTGCGTCCGGTCCGGATCAGGTCCGAGGAACACAAAAGGCCGCGGATCCCGGTGTGGGGATCCGCGGCCTGGAGGTGCCGAGCTGAGGTGGACTCAGGTCGGTGGGCTCCAGGCAGGGGTCCCCGCAAAACCGGTGGCGTCGGCGCCGAGGCGCACGTGTCCCGCGGACATGGCCGTGGTCGGCGCGACGGCACGCTCACGGGCGCCCGGCTCGGTGATGACCGCGGACGGGTAGGTGGCGACGACGCGGGTGGGCACGCCGATGCGCACGGCATCCGTGGCCGCGGTGATCGTGGTGAGGTTGATCGTCATCGTGTGGCACCTCCTCGTGTGCGTCGTGCGCCGGGATCGTCAGGCCCGTGGTGCGCGGTGGTGCTGCCTCGACCGAGGCAGTGCGTGCACGCTATCGCCGGGCGTTCGGGGGCGGCAACCGAATTAACGGCCGCCACTCGGGCCCCGGTCCGAGCGACCGACGCCCGGCACCGTCCACCAACGCTCTGACCTGCGAAGACGGCGTCTCGCACTGGTCTGGACCAGTTCCGAAATCTGTCGCAGAACCCGGTCCCTGCGGGGTCAGCCGACCAGGCCCAGGACGTCCTCGCCGTAGCGCTCGATCTTCGCCGGCCCGACGCCGCTGATCGCTCCGAGCGCCTGGGGCGTGCGCGGACGGTGCTCGGCGATGAGCTCGAGCGTCGCGTCGGTGAAGACCACGAACGCCGGGACCTCGTCGGCCGAGGACCGCTCCTTGCGCCACGCGCGCAACCGGTCGTACAGCTCCTCGTCGTAGGCGACCGGGCACCCGGCGCAGCGCCCGCGCTTCTTCTCGGCCGCCGACCCCAGCGGCGTGCCGCAGGTGCGGCAGGTGACCGCCTTGCGTCGGGTACGGCCCGGCGCCGAGGCCCGCGCGGTCTCCTCGGGCAGCAGCGCGTCGAGGAACCGCGACGGCTTGCGCTGCCCGCGACCCCCCGGTTGTCGCGCCGCCGCCCAGGACACGGCCAGCTCGCGGCGGGCGCGGGTCATCCCGACGTAGAGCAGCCGGCGCTCCTCCTCGATCGCCTCCGGGGTGTCGGCG
This window encodes:
- a CDS encoding WhiB family transcriptional regulator translates to MTTSTLEPTLGMLHESADQAERETLPCRVYDPELWFAESPSDVEDAKALCQDCPVRRLCLDGALDRGEPWGVWGGELFLQGAVIPRKRPRGRPRKDAVA